TGTTCCCAGGACGAGCCCGACGGCATTGGCCGGGATGTCGGTGGGGCGCTCAAAAACACGTCCCTGGGTTGAAGAAACCACCCAGGTATTGGCAAGAACGATAAAAAGCGGCGGCAGCGTCAACCCTAGGAGGGTTGTCCACTGCCACCGCGTCAGGCGAAACATGGGCGTTGGCGGTGATGTGTCCGGGCAGCCTTCAGGCGGTGACAAGGGTGCGCTGGAGGCATTGCTGGCGCAGCTCAACCCGGTAGTCATAAAGCACCTTGTGCACCTGCCGGGGTGTCACCCCACCCACCTTCTCGGCAATGGTGGTGTGCAGGGCGCGCTCCGGCGGCAGGTCCTTGCTCAGGTAGTCCAGATATTCGGCAACGATGGCCGCCCGCTGGTCCAGGGTCGTTTCCGGCAGATCGGGTGGAAACTTGCTGTTGTCATAGAGCACATCAATCCACCGCAGAACCTGGTAGGGCGTGACAAAGCCCAAGTCATGCGCAATGGCTTCGGGCAGTTCCTCGTAAGGCTCCTGGCCTTCGGTCAGATAGTGGTAGAAACTCTTTTCGACGAGGAAAAGCTGCTGGCGGGTCGGTTTGGGCGTGGGCGACTGGGCATACTGTGACTGTGCCCACTGCCGAATCACCAGGATGACGGCATCCGGGCTGACGCCAAGTTGCTGGGCGATGAAGCGCCGCCGGCCACCGGGTGGACGCTCGCCGGTTTCAATGAAGTGGCGATACATCGCAATGGCCTGCTCCCGTTGCTCCGGCGTCAGATCAATGGTGGCGATTTCGAGCGCCGTGCGAAGTTCCTGGATGACCTGGGAGACAAGGGCGCGGCTGACCCACAACTGCTGGGAAATGGCCGTGTGAATGCGGCGCAGGTAGCGTTCGATGTGTTTGGCATCGAGTGGGATGGCGCTGCCTGGGACCGTCCGCATGTGCTGGAAGGCGGAAGCGATGCGCGCCCGGACTTCGGGCGTCAGGGTCCGGATTTGCGGCTGACGTTGCCGGGGCATTCCTTTCTGCCGTTTACCACTGGGCAGGCCGACGGACGGGCGGTTGCCCATGACGACCTTGGCCAGTTTGGGGGCGGACATCGGCGGCGGTGTGGTACGCCCGGTGGTGTCCGGTGCGGCCCGCCGGGGCTGGTGTTTGGCACAAAACCGTGCCTTGCGATCGGTGGAAAAAAACGTCGTACCACATTGGTCGCAGGAGCGGCGAAATTTCATCCCTGTCATGGTTTGCGACCTCGTTTGAGCGCTTCCGTCAGATGCGCCGAAGTAAGTAGGTGAACCTTTGGAAAAGGTATGCCACGGCGCAGCCGAAATCAACGTGGAGCCGGCGGGAGCGATGCCGGCCGGAGAGGCGGCGCACCGGTTTCGTCGAGTTCGCGCTTGATGGCATCCAGAATGCCGTTGATGAACTGGGTGGCTTCCGGCGTGCTGAAACGGCGCGCAATTTCGAGCGCCTCATTGATGACGACAGCCCGTGGCGTGTCGGGTTCGTGGAGGAACTCGTAAACCGCCAGGCGCAGGATGTTGCGGTCCACGGCGGCCATGCGCGAAATGCGCCAGCGTTCCGCGTGGCGGCTGATGATGAGGTCAATGTCGGACAGGCAGGTGATGACCCCGGTCACAATGCGGTTGGCAAAAGCCGGGACTTTTTCCTGATGTTCCTCTTTGAGTTCGGTCAACTCGTTCCAGTAGCTCTCGAAGAGGTCATCCAGGGAGGGCTGGCTTAAGTCGTACTGGAAAAGCATTTGCAGCGCGCACTCGCGCGCACGGCGACGGGAACCCATAGCGTTTCAGGGAGCTGTGGTCGGGAAAAGCTGCCGGGCCGGCACTGGCCAAACCAGCCTGCCGGACTTGCGACAGACGGGTTGTGTCACGAACGCCCGGTTGCCTGGCGGGCTTCAATGGCCCGGTAGAGATTGGCGAGTTCAATGGCGGCCAGCACGGCTTCGACCCCTTTGTTGCCGGCTTTCATGCCGGCCCGGTCAATCGCCTGTTCGAGGTTTTCAGCCGTGATGACGCCATAGGTCACCGGGACGCCGGTTTCCAGCGACACGGCCGCAATGCCTTTCGTCACCTCGGCGGCGATGTAGTCAAAGTGCGGCGTCTCGCCGCGCACCAAGGCCCCAAGGCAGACGATGGCTTCCCAGGCAGAGGTCAGGGCCAGTTTTTTGACGGTCAGGGGGATTTCAAATGAGCCTGGGACGCGCACCACGGCACAGTCGTCAAGCCGCCCGCCGAGCCGCTCAAAAGTATCCAGCGCACCGGAGAGCAGCCGGTTGACGACAAAATCATTCCAGCGACTGACGACAAACGCCACCCGTAACCCGTCAGCAACAAGTTTTCCCTGAATTTCGCGCACGGTCTTCAGTCCCTGACTCCGGTCGAAAAAGCTGCGCCCGTCATCCGGCTTGGCCGTCACTTGACGGGCATTCAGGCCGGTGTGGTGTACCATGGCTGGGGGTTGTGTGCAACCGGCGCGGTCGGCCAGCGCGGTCGGATGGGCCCTGTCACCCGCCCTGTTGTCACCTGATGTTGGTCATTGCCGGGCGGGGTGCTTCAGGCTTGACGACACACCCGGTCAATAGCGACCAATTGCCGGAGCAGTCCGGCGAGTTGGTCGAGGGGAAGGGCATTTGGCCCGTCACTCAGGGCGCGGGCAGGATCGTCGTGGACTTCCATGAAAAGTCCATCCACGCCGCAGGCCACACCGGCGCGGGCCAGAGGCGGGATGAAGATGGCGTCACCGTCCGAGGCTGTGCCACGTCCGCCGGGGCGTTGCAGGCTGTGGGTGACATCGAAGATGACCGGGCAGCCCAACTCGCGCAGGATTGGGAAGCTGCGCATATCCACCACCAGGTTGTTGTAGCCGAACGAAGCTCCGCGCTCGGTCAGCCAGATGTCCGCGGCATTGGCTGCGCGGAGTTTTTCGACGACCGGGCGCATGTCCCACGGGGCCAGAAACTGCCCTTTCTTGACGTTGACCGTGCGTTTGGTTGCCGCCGCCGCCAGGAGCAGATCGGTCTGGCGGCACAGAAAGGCCGGAATCTGAAGCACGTCAGCGACTTCCGCGACGGTTGCCGCGTGGTGCGTTTCGTGGATGTCCGTCAGGATGGGCACGCCGTGGGTTTCCTTGACCCGTTGCAGAATCCGCAAGCCTTCTTCCATACCGGGTCCACGGAAAGAGGTGTGGGAGGTACGGTTGGCTTTGTCGTATGACGCCTTGAATACGTAGGGAATGCCCATCTGCCGGGCAATCCGGGAAATGGCTTCGGCCATGCGCAGGGCATGGGCTTCGCTTTCAATGACACAGGGGCCGGCAATGAGGAAAAAACCCTGGGCTTGTTGGGCGCGTGAAAAAAGCGGTGTGGACATGGGATTGACCTTGGGAGTTGGGGGCCCTACGCCGGAGGAAACAGATCACAAACCTGGGCAACGATGGCCGCGTGCTGGAGACCGTTGCTGGCAATCAATCCGGCCCGATGATGCAGGTTCGGCTGGCGGTAGTCGAGCGGCCGGCCCTGAAAATCCGTCAGTACGCCGCCGGCGGCCCGCAGGATAGCTTCCGGCCCGGCAGTATCCCAGAGCTTGGAGCGGGTCGAGGCGCTGATAAACAGGTCGGCGCGCTGTTCGACGAGCAGCCCGATTTTGAGTCCGCCGCTGCCGGAGATGATTTCTTTCTGGATGCCAAGCCGCTGCGCGGCCGCTGTGAGGTAGCGGTTGCGGTGCGACCGGCTGGCCGCCAGGGTCATGTCGGGGATATGGTTGACAGACGAAACCCGCAACGGCCGACAGGTGTTCCCCTGAGTGAGCCAGGCGCCGTGGGGGTTGGCATACCATGTTTTGCCGGTTGTGGGCTGGTGAACAACGCCCACGACGGGACAGCCTTCCACGCACAGACCGATCATGACAGAGAATTCACCATTGCCGGCGATGAATTCCCGCGTGCCGTCAATCGGATCGACAAACCAGACCCGATGCGCCAAAGCGCGCCGCCGGGCATCGTCGTCTTCCGCTTCTTCGGAAACAATGAGGTCGTCCGGGAAGCGGCGCTGGAGTTCCGTCACCAGAAACGTGTTGATG
This window of the Chloracidobacterium sp. N genome carries:
- the nusB gene encoding transcription antitermination factor NusB: MGSRRRARECALQMLFQYDLSQPSLDDLFESYWNELTELKEEHQEKVPAFANRIVTGVITCLSDIDLIISRHAERWRISRMAAVDRNILRLAVYEFLHEPDTPRAVVINEALEIARRFSTPEATQFINGILDAIKRELDETGAPPLRPASLPPAPR
- the ribH gene encoding 6,7-dimethyl-8-ribityllumazine synthase, with protein sequence MVHHTGLNARQVTAKPDDGRSFFDRSQGLKTVREIQGKLVADGLRVAFVVSRWNDFVVNRLLSGALDTFERLGGRLDDCAVVRVPGSFEIPLTVKKLALTSAWEAIVCLGALVRGETPHFDYIAAEVTKGIAAVSLETGVPVTYGVITAENLEQAIDRAGMKAGNKGVEAVLAAIELANLYRAIEARQATGRS
- the kdsA gene encoding 3-deoxy-8-phosphooctulonate synthase, translating into MSTPLFSRAQQAQGFFLIAGPCVIESEAHALRMAEAISRIARQMGIPYVFKASYDKANRTSHTSFRGPGMEEGLRILQRVKETHGVPILTDIHETHHAATVAEVADVLQIPAFLCRQTDLLLAAAATKRTVNVKKGQFLAPWDMRPVVEKLRAANAADIWLTERGASFGYNNLVVDMRSFPILRELGCPVIFDVTHSLQRPGGRGTASDGDAIFIPPLARAGVACGVDGLFMEVHDDPARALSDGPNALPLDQLAGLLRQLVAIDRVCRQA
- a CDS encoding 3'(2'),5'-bisphosphate nucleotidase CysQ gives rise to the protein MLDSETSFICQLATEAGQRVLSDFQPGRPVRYKPDGEPVTDTDRAINTFLVTELQRRFPDDLIVSEEAEDDDARRRALAHRVWFVDPIDGTREFIAGNGEFSVMIGLCVEGCPVVGVVHQPTTGKTWYANPHGAWLTQGNTCRPLRVSSVNHIPDMTLAASRSHRNRYLTAAAQRLGIQKEIISGSGGLKIGLLVEQRADLFISASTRSKLWDTAGPEAILRAAGGVLTDFQGRPLDYRQPNLHHRAGLIASNGLQHAAIVAQVCDLFPPA